One segment of Paenibacillus rhizovicinus DNA contains the following:
- a CDS encoding GGDEF domain-containing protein gives MTFIHWLSGLSGQIFASACTMTILVLMLFMAVKLYKSYRRNRTYLVLIVVLLLLLIQHAAVLGIASSDWTAAPYWRLTLAFLDLLTFIIINYVFMKLYTGPSIKLKGFPFLLMFVGLALITAGQVVFTPDIAVSGPVADQVNLLAVDFYGLMLNFIILLNMRGIDQRFSYSASLIVFFSRQIAEMADHYVFHGKVPMLVILSHFLPVIYYALLFLLLFEWVLERLLMTFQSSITDGLTSLYNRRHFNKKAEQMLREMKRIAIIFCDIDNFKKLNDTQGHHKADGVLKQVADILREETAGIGTAGRYGGEELLGLVAAPGVKPETVAEAIRSRVEKETMVTISVGVSITLEGTSIAEVVAQADEAMYQSKTSGKNKVTLHPSMRSRSRSADNANKAKAQA, from the coding sequence ATGACATTCATTCATTGGCTCTCCGGCCTGTCCGGCCAAATTTTCGCTTCCGCATGCACCATGACCATTCTCGTTCTGATGCTGTTCATGGCGGTCAAGCTGTACAAAAGCTACCGTCGCAATCGTACGTATCTGGTATTGATCGTCGTCCTGCTCCTTTTGCTTATTCAGCATGCAGCCGTGCTCGGAATCGCCAGCTCCGACTGGACGGCGGCGCCGTACTGGCGGCTGACGCTCGCCTTTCTCGACCTGCTGACGTTCATCATTATCAACTACGTGTTCATGAAATTATATACCGGCCCCTCGATCAAATTGAAAGGCTTTCCTTTCCTGCTGATGTTCGTCGGCTTGGCGCTCATAACGGCAGGACAAGTCGTGTTCACGCCGGACATCGCGGTCTCCGGGCCCGTTGCGGATCAGGTGAATTTGCTTGCGGTCGACTTCTACGGCTTAATGCTGAACTTCATCATCTTGCTGAATATGCGCGGCATCGATCAGCGGTTCAGCTATTCGGCCAGCCTCATTGTCTTCTTCTCGCGCCAAATCGCGGAGATGGCCGACCATTACGTCTTCCACGGGAAAGTGCCGATGCTCGTCATTCTGAGCCATTTTCTACCGGTCATCTATTATGCGCTCTTGTTCCTGCTCTTGTTCGAATGGGTGCTGGAACGGCTGCTGATGACGTTCCAATCGTCGATTACGGACGGACTGACAAGCTTGTACAACCGCCGCCACTTTAATAAGAAGGCCGAGCAAATGCTGCGGGAGATGAAACGAATCGCGATTATCTTCTGCGACATCGACAATTTCAAGAAGCTGAACGATACGCAGGGCCACCATAAAGCGGACGGCGTCTTGAAACAAGTCGCCGATATTCTGCGGGAAGAAACCGCCGGCATCGGCACGGCCGGCCGTTATGGCGGCGAGGAGCTGCTCGGCCTCGTGGCCGCTCCCGGCGTGAAGCCGGAAACCGTCGCCGAGGCGATCCGCAGCCGGGTGGAGAAAGAAACCATGGTGACGATCAGCGTAGGCGTCAGCATCACTCTTGAAGGCACGTCCATTGCCGAGGTTGTTGCGCAAGCCGATGAAGCGATGTATCAGTCCAAGACGTCGGGCAAGAATAAAGTTACGCTTCATCCTTCGATGCGTTCAAGATCGCGATCGGCCGACAACGCCAACAAAGCGAAAGCACAAGCCTAG
- a CDS encoding VanZ family protein, producing the protein MKRTIALITLAYTLLLLYWMYIGFGRTHPQLPGYNYNVMPLHTIKLYFVHADSFPLKNWIVNIVGNIAVFAPFGLSVPYLLRMRLFSFICFFICVLFLLETFQLLLQRGSFDIDDILLNTVGALIGFAALQLIRKRVSV; encoded by the coding sequence ATGAAGAGAACAATCGCACTGATTACATTGGCTTATACCCTCTTGCTCCTCTATTGGATGTATATCGGATTCGGACGTACGCACCCGCAATTGCCGGGGTACAACTACAACGTCATGCCGCTGCACACGATCAAGCTGTATTTCGTTCACGCGGATAGTTTCCCGCTCAAAAATTGGATCGTGAATATCGTCGGCAACATTGCCGTATTCGCGCCTTTCGGCCTCTCCGTTCCGTATTTGCTGCGGATGCGGCTGTTCTCGTTTATCTGTTTCTTTATCTGCGTGCTATTCTTGCTGGAGACCTTCCAGCTGCTGCTGCAGCGCGGAAGCTTCGATATCGACGATATTCTGCTGAACACCGTCGGAGCGCTGATCGGCTTCGCGGCGTTGCAGCTTATACGAAAGCGAGTGAGCGTATGA
- the queC gene encoding 7-cyano-7-deazaguanine synthase QueC: MTKKAVIILSGGLDSTTCMGYAKEAGYELYPISFDYGQRHIIELENARAVAEYYGTGDRYKVVQLGFLREFGGSALTDDSIDVPKMGAEPVPDEPGEIPVTYVPGRNLLFLSIATSYAESVGAEAIYIGVNALDYSGYPDCRPEFIAKVQDVIAFATKVGAEGNPISIETPLIHLTKAGIVAEGTRMEVPYHLTTSCYNGEKEACGECDSCRLRLKGFAEAGMTDPIPYK, from the coding sequence TTGACGAAAAAAGCAGTCATTATTTTGAGCGGCGGGTTGGACAGCACGACTTGCATGGGATACGCGAAGGAAGCAGGGTACGAGTTGTATCCGATCTCCTTCGATTACGGCCAGCGTCATATCATTGAATTGGAGAACGCCCGTGCCGTAGCCGAATATTACGGGACAGGCGACCGCTATAAAGTCGTGCAGCTGGGATTTCTGCGCGAGTTCGGCGGCAGCGCATTGACGGACGACAGCATCGACGTGCCGAAAATGGGCGCCGAGCCAGTGCCTGACGAACCAGGTGAAATTCCGGTTACTTACGTGCCTGGACGCAACCTTCTGTTCTTGTCCATTGCGACGTCCTATGCGGAATCCGTCGGCGCGGAAGCGATCTACATCGGCGTCAATGCGCTCGATTACAGCGGCTACCCCGACTGCCGTCCGGAATTCATTGCCAAGGTGCAGGATGTGATCGCGTTCGCTACCAAAGTCGGCGCGGAAGGCAATCCGATCTCGATCGAGACGCCGCTCATTCATTTGACAAAAGCAGGCATCGTTGCGGAAGGGACACGGATGGAAGTGCCTTACCATCTGACAACCTCTTGTTATAACGGGGAGAAGGAAGCATGCGGCGAATGCGATAGCTGCCGTCTGCGTCTGAAAGGCTTTGCCGAAGCGGGCATGACCGATCCGATTCCTTACAAATAA
- a CDS encoding YjjG family noncanonical pyrimidine nucleotidase, giving the protein MKMYRAILFDLDNTLLDYDASEREAMQQTIRQHGLMEREGFTWDLFWTSFAPINWTYWIERTERKLHISEVLDYSFRDTLLQLGHDGGLSAALASTYWELFCSSCHFMDGTTELLPRLHGNYTLGIISNGIGEAQRKRLATGGISHYFPHLFISDEVGIGKPDKLIFDKAVEALGVQRPEILFVGDSLKDDYEGALAAGIDFCFYNPHRKPTLDGVSPHYTIHELAELSRIITREE; this is encoded by the coding sequence ATGAAGATGTACAGAGCGATTTTGTTCGACTTAGATAATACGCTGCTCGATTACGATGCCAGCGAGCGGGAAGCGATGCAGCAAACGATCCGCCAACACGGGCTGATGGAGCGGGAAGGCTTTACGTGGGATCTATTCTGGACGTCGTTCGCGCCTATAAACTGGACCTATTGGATCGAGCGGACGGAGCGGAAGCTGCACATTTCCGAAGTGCTGGATTATTCGTTCCGCGATACGCTGCTGCAATTGGGACATGACGGCGGGCTGTCCGCGGCGCTCGCCTCGACCTATTGGGAGCTCTTCTGTTCGTCCTGCCATTTCATGGACGGTACGACGGAACTGCTGCCGCGGCTTCACGGCAATTACACGCTCGGCATCATTTCCAACGGCATCGGAGAAGCGCAGCGCAAAAGGCTGGCGACAGGCGGCATCTCGCATTATTTTCCGCATTTGTTTATCTCGGACGAGGTCGGCATCGGCAAGCCGGACAAGCTGATCTTCGACAAAGCCGTCGAAGCGCTGGGCGTTCAGCGGCCGGAGATCTTATTCGTCGGCGATTCCTTGAAGGACGATTACGAGGGAGCGCTGGCTGCCGGCATCGACTTTTGCTTCTATAATCCGCATCGCAAACCGACATTGGACGGGGTTTCGCCGCACTACACCATTCATGAGCTGGCCGAACTGAGCCGCATCATTACGAGAGAAGAGTGA
- a CDS encoding 7-carboxy-7-deazaguanine synthase QueE, with amino-acid sequence MPANETAQEPRAIRLPMVEIFETVEGEGTRAGFPTVFVRLFGCNLRCVWCDTKYSYPPAEAEFTMTIDEIVSQVEREYKAEYICMTGGEPLLYGSRSGALLEALCGIERIKDVHVETNGAIDLAPFLRDIHSPKARYIMDYKLPDSGENEAMLHENFALLRKQDEVKFVIASDADFDYAVKVLADYPTEALALFSPVWESMPPAKLVEKMLAAGLTRVKLNMQLHKIIWDPARRGV; translated from the coding sequence ATGCCGGCTAACGAAACGGCGCAGGAGCCGCGCGCTATTCGGCTGCCAATGGTGGAGATATTTGAAACGGTCGAAGGCGAAGGCACGCGTGCCGGGTTTCCGACCGTTTTTGTTCGTCTGTTCGGCTGTAATTTACGCTGCGTCTGGTGCGATACCAAATACAGCTATCCGCCCGCCGAAGCGGAATTTACGATGACGATCGACGAGATCGTCTCGCAGGTCGAACGGGAGTATAAAGCGGAGTATATTTGCATGACGGGCGGAGAACCGCTGTTGTACGGCAGCCGTTCCGGCGCTCTGCTTGAGGCGCTCTGCGGTATCGAGCGTATCAAGGACGTGCACGTGGAAACGAACGGCGCGATCGATTTGGCTCCGTTCCTGCGCGATATTCATTCGCCCAAGGCACGTTACATTATGGACTACAAGCTGCCGGATTCCGGCGAGAACGAGGCGATGCTCCATGAGAACTTCGCACTGCTGCGGAAGCAGGACGAAGTGAAATTCGTCATTGCGAGCGACGCGGACTTCGATTATGCCGTAAAGGTGCTTGCCGACTATCCGACCGAGGCGCTTGCGCTGTTCAGTCCGGTGTGGGAGAGCATGCCGCCGGCGAAGCTTGTCGAGAAAATGCTGGCTGCGGGTTTGACGAGGGTCAAGCTGAACATGCAGCTGCACAAAATCATTTGGGATCCGGCCCGGAGAGGTGTTTAA
- a CDS encoding PhzF family phenazine biosynthesis protein: MTITIHMIDAFTKEPFRGNPAAVCLLEEERGAEWMQRVAAEMNLPETAFLRRRPDGSYDLRWFTTTDEVDLCGHATLASGHYLWTNGLLKRDAQARFHTRSGLLTADLTEEGIMLDFPAEIAEPVVAPEELIQGLGLIPRYVGRNRMDYLVEVDSEETVRTLRPDFGLLARVEARGVIVTSRGTAGAENAYDFVSRAFYPATGTDEDPVTGSAHCALAPYWQRRLRKNDFLAYQASARGGELRVSVQGERIFMTGHAVTVLTGQLQV, from the coding sequence ATGACGATAACGATCCACATGATAGATGCCTTTACGAAAGAGCCGTTTCGCGGCAATCCGGCAGCGGTTTGCCTGCTGGAAGAGGAACGCGGAGCGGAATGGATGCAGCGAGTGGCCGCGGAAATGAACTTGCCGGAGACCGCGTTCCTGCGTCGTCGTCCTGACGGCAGCTATGATCTGCGCTGGTTTACGACGACGGATGAGGTCGACCTGTGCGGTCATGCGACGCTCGCCAGCGGTCATTACTTGTGGACGAACGGCTTGCTGAAACGGGACGCGCAGGCAAGGTTCCACACCCGGAGCGGATTGCTGACGGCCGACTTGACGGAGGAAGGCATCATGCTTGACTTCCCGGCGGAGATCGCAGAGCCGGTCGTCGCCCCCGAGGAGCTCATACAAGGCTTGGGGCTCATTCCGCGTTATGTAGGCCGCAATCGGATGGATTATTTGGTGGAAGTCGACAGCGAGGAAACGGTACGCACGCTGCGGCCGGATTTCGGCCTGCTGGCACGAGTGGAAGCCCGCGGGGTAATCGTCACGAGCCGAGGGACGGCCGGTGCGGAGAACGCCTATGATTTTGTCTCCCGCGCATTCTATCCGGCAACCGGTACCGACGAAGATCCGGTTACGGGCTCCGCTCACTGCGCTTTGGCGCCTTATTGGCAACGCCGCCTGCGGAAGAACGACTTTCTTGCCTATCAAGCTTCTGCCAGAGGCGGGGAGCTGCGCGTCTCCGTGCAAGGGGAACGGATATTCATGACCGGGCATGCCGTAACGGTACTGACGGGGCAATTGCAAGTATAA
- the hisA gene encoding phosphoribosylformimino-5-aminoimidazole carboxamide ribotide isomerase: protein MKFRPCIDLHNGKVKQIVGETLGGSDSQVVENFVSSHDSAYYADMFKRDKLTGGHVIMLGGGNEEAALAALRAYPGGLQIGGGIHAENAARYLEAGASHVIVTSYIFRDGELDMGNLQRIVSEVGKDRLVIDLSCKQRDNQWLVVTNQWKTFSNFVVDAAHLRELEAYCDEFLIHAVDVEGKRTGILGQLVEQLAQQVTIPTTYAGGARSFEDLDLFRSLSAGKLDITIGSALDIFGGALSYDEVVAYCNR from the coding sequence ATGAAGTTCAGACCATGCATCGACCTGCATAACGGCAAAGTAAAACAGATCGTCGGCGAAACGCTTGGAGGCAGCGACAGTCAAGTCGTGGAAAATTTCGTCTCTTCGCACGACTCCGCTTATTACGCGGACATGTTCAAGCGGGACAAGCTGACCGGAGGCCATGTCATCATGCTCGGCGGCGGCAACGAGGAAGCGGCGCTTGCGGCGCTGCGCGCATATCCCGGCGGTCTGCAGATCGGCGGAGGCATCCATGCCGAGAATGCAGCTCGGTATTTGGAGGCAGGCGCATCGCATGTCATCGTCACCTCTTATATTTTCCGCGACGGCGAGCTGGACATGGGCAATTTGCAGCGCATCGTTTCCGAGGTTGGGAAAGACCGGCTCGTGATCGACCTCAGCTGCAAGCAGCGAGACAACCAATGGCTTGTCGTGACCAACCAGTGGAAAACGTTCAGCAATTTCGTCGTGGATGCCGCCCATCTGCGCGAGCTGGAAGCGTACTGCGATGAATTTCTGATTCATGCCGTCGACGTGGAAGGGAAGCGCACCGGTATTTTGGGCCAGTTGGTGGAACAGCTGGCGCAGCAGGTAACGATTCCGACGACGTATGCCGGAGGCGCCCGTTCGTTCGAGGACTTGGATTTGTTCCGTTCGTTGTCCGCCGGGAAGCTGGATATTACGATCGGCAGCGCGCTCGATATTTTCGGCGGCGCCTTGTCCTACGACGAGGTCGTTGCGTATTGCAACCGATAA
- a CDS encoding AAA family ATPase — protein sequence MKFVLVFGPQAVGKMTIGHELEKITGLKLFHNHMTIELLHPFFGFSPETWRLSDLFRMEIFKAAAASGMDGLIFTYVWAFNQQGDWDYVDRVCTIIEEAGGEVYFVELEAELKARLARNRTPHRLQHKPTKRNVEQSEKNLLDSLDKHRLNSEPGEIEREHYLRIDNSGLSPEQAAHMIKTYFEL from the coding sequence ATGAAGTTCGTGTTAGTGTTCGGTCCGCAGGCTGTCGGCAAAATGACGATCGGCCATGAGCTCGAGAAAATAACGGGCTTGAAGCTGTTTCACAATCACATGACGATCGAATTGCTGCATCCGTTCTTCGGATTTAGTCCGGAAACATGGCGGCTGTCGGATTTATTCCGCATGGAAATCTTCAAAGCGGCTGCGGCAAGCGGGATGGACGGCCTCATCTTCACGTATGTATGGGCTTTCAACCAACAGGGAGATTGGGATTACGTCGATCGCGTCTGCACGATCATTGAAGAGGCCGGCGGCGAGGTGTATTTCGTCGAGCTCGAAGCGGAGCTGAAAGCAAGGCTGGCGCGGAACCGTACGCCGCATCGGCTTCAGCACAAACCGACGAAACGTAACGTCGAGCAATCGGAGAAGAATCTGTTGGACAGCCTGGACAAGCATCGCCTCAACTCCGAACCTGGCGAAATCGAACGCGAGCATTATCTTCGCATCGACAACAGCGGATTAAGCCCGGAGCAGGCCGCGCATATGATTAAGACCTATTTTGAGTTATAG
- the queD gene encoding 6-carboxytetrahydropterin synthase QueD, protein MTYEIPKHIQQFGTDIEEQQLRYHNRRVLVSKEFTFDSAHHLHLYEGKCKSLHGHTYKLQTILSGTTDKRGLTIDFADMKRIAKERIIDKLDHRYLNEVLPPMNTTAENMVVWMYEQLHEALVEEGHYPNVRIEEIRLWETPTSYAAVTRALMEADEHAG, encoded by the coding sequence GTGACGTACGAGATTCCCAAGCATATTCAGCAGTTCGGTACGGATATCGAGGAGCAGCAGCTCCGTTATCATAACCGGCGGGTGCTCGTTTCCAAAGAGTTTACATTTGACAGCGCGCATCATTTGCATCTCTACGAAGGTAAGTGCAAGAGCCTCCATGGCCATACGTATAAGCTCCAAACGATTCTGTCCGGAACGACCGACAAGCGCGGACTGACGATCGATTTTGCCGATATGAAACGAATCGCGAAAGAGCGGATCATCGATAAGCTGGACCACCGGTACTTGAACGAGGTGCTCCCGCCGATGAATACGACCGCGGAGAACATGGTCGTGTGGATGTACGAGCAGCTGCATGAAGCGCTGGTCGAGGAAGGCCATTATCCGAATGTCCGCATCGAAGAGATCCGGCTTTGGGAGACGCCGACCAGCTATGCGGCGGTAACGCGCGCGTTGATGGAGGCGGACGAGCATGCCGGCTAA
- a CDS encoding GNAT family N-acetyltransferase: MTSRIAFEPYNGQYLEQVRGTYNYFVEHTTVSFDLYPYTPEQMRSLIEPVSELYRSYVALYEGRYAGYLLLTQHKKKLAFNVTAEVTIYLEPDYTGKGIGKEAMRFLEETAVSLRFHSLIAAICTENDSSVALFSKLGYKQVAHYEEIAYKFDRWLDLACYQKKLK; the protein is encoded by the coding sequence ATGACGAGCAGAATTGCGTTTGAACCGTATAACGGCCAATATTTGGAACAAGTCCGCGGCACGTACAACTACTTTGTGGAGCATACGACGGTTTCTTTCGATCTGTACCCGTATACGCCGGAACAGATGCGTTCGCTGATCGAGCCGGTCTCCGAGCTGTACCGTTCGTACGTCGCGCTATACGAGGGACGCTACGCAGGCTACTTGCTGCTTACGCAGCATAAGAAGAAGCTGGCGTTCAATGTCACGGCGGAAGTGACGATCTACCTGGAGCCTGATTATACCGGCAAAGGGATCGGCAAAGAAGCGATGCGCTTCCTGGAAGAAACGGCGGTATCGCTCCGGTTCCATTCGCTCATCGCGGCGATTTGCACGGAGAACGACAGCAGCGTCGCTTTATTCTCGAAGCTTGGGTACAAGCAGGTGGCGCACTACGAGGAGATCGCCTACAAATTTGACCGTTGGCTGGATTTGGCTTGTTATCAGAAAAAGCTGAAATAG
- the fdhA gene encoding formaldehyde dehydrogenase, glutathione-independent has protein sequence MAGNRAVVYDQPGKVEVRDISYPELILRDGPGVNPLNVGRKCEHGVILKVITTNICGSDQHMVRGRTTAPSGLVLGHEITGEVIEVGRDVEFIKKGDLVSVPFNIACGRCRNCKERNTNVCSNVNPDRPGSAYGYVDMGGWVGGQSEYVMVPYADFQLLKFPDKDRAMEKILDLTMLSDIFPTGYHGAVSAGVRPGSTVYIAGAGPVGLAAAHSAQLLGASVVIVGDLNGERLAQARSFGCETVNLREHANLAEQIDQILGVPEVDCAVDCVGFEAHGHGKAHGEAPATVLNSIMEVTRAGGRLGIPGLYVTGDPGAVDDDAKIGTLKIRFGLGWAKSHTFVTGQTPVMQYNRELMSAILSGRAQIAKAVNATLISIDEAPEAYSAFDQGVSKKFVIDPHGSVRR, from the coding sequence ATGGCTGGAAATCGCGCGGTAGTTTATGACCAACCAGGTAAAGTGGAAGTTAGGGATATTTCGTATCCGGAGCTGATATTGCGTGACGGCCCAGGCGTGAATCCGCTTAATGTCGGCAGAAAATGCGAACATGGCGTTATTCTTAAAGTCATTACGACGAACATTTGCGGAAGCGACCAGCACATGGTTCGCGGACGGACGACGGCTCCGAGCGGTCTGGTGCTTGGACACGAAATCACGGGCGAGGTCATCGAAGTGGGCCGCGACGTGGAATTCATTAAGAAAGGCGATCTCGTTTCCGTGCCGTTCAACATTGCTTGCGGACGCTGCCGGAACTGCAAAGAACGCAACACGAACGTGTGCTCCAACGTGAATCCGGACCGTCCGGGCTCTGCGTACGGCTATGTCGATATGGGCGGCTGGGTAGGCGGACAATCCGAGTATGTGATGGTTCCTTATGCGGACTTCCAATTGTTGAAGTTCCCGGACAAAGACCGTGCCATGGAGAAAATTCTTGATCTGACGATGCTGTCGGATATTTTCCCGACGGGCTATCACGGCGCTGTCAGCGCCGGCGTGCGTCCAGGCTCGACGGTATATATCGCAGGCGCGGGACCTGTCGGCCTTGCGGCCGCGCATTCCGCTCAACTGCTCGGCGCGTCGGTCGTCATCGTCGGCGATTTGAACGGCGAACGCTTGGCGCAGGCGAGAAGCTTCGGCTGCGAAACGGTCAACCTGCGCGAACATGCGAACTTGGCCGAGCAAATCGACCAAATTCTCGGCGTGCCCGAAGTGGACTGCGCGGTCGACTGCGTCGGCTTCGAAGCGCATGGCCACGGCAAGGCGCATGGCGAAGCTCCCGCAACCGTGCTCAATTCCATTATGGAAGTGACGCGCGCAGGCGGCAGACTTGGCATTCCGGGCTTGTACGTAACGGGCGATCCGGGCGCGGTGGACGACGATGCGAAGATCGGCACGCTTAAAATCCGCTTCGGACTCGGCTGGGCGAAGTCGCATACGTTCGTGACGGGCCAAACGCCGGTCATGCAGTACAACCGCGAGTTGATGAGCGCGATTCTAAGCGGCCGGGCGCAAATCGCCAAAGCGGTCAACGCCACGCTCATTTCGATCGATGAAGCCCCGGAGGCATACAGTGCCTTCGATCAAGGCGTTTCCAAGAAATTCGTCATCGACCCGCATGGTTCGGTGAGACGTTAG
- a CDS encoding TcaA NTF2-like domain-containing protein: MYRTAMLGVLLGLTVLAGGCSVKNDTHEQDPLPGEQIDYRDSSGASDVMNAYEESMVEAVNKNRFSLVEGLLDSAGPLYKEQESLVRRLSAKNIKEKLIRYQTMNIQKINGEYKFYIIEKVGIYYPDGRSTVNEYEWIYTVTQHPVTNAFKVYSIERWK; encoded by the coding sequence ATGTACAGAACAGCGATGCTAGGCGTGCTGCTAGGTCTGACTGTGCTGGCCGGTGGTTGTTCGGTTAAAAACGACACCCATGAACAGGACCCCCTCCCAGGCGAACAAATTGACTATCGAGATTCATCGGGTGCGTCCGATGTCATGAATGCATATGAAGAATCCATGGTTGAAGCGGTCAACAAGAATCGGTTTTCGCTTGTGGAAGGGCTGCTTGACTCGGCGGGACCGCTTTACAAGGAACAGGAAAGCCTCGTTCGCCGGCTCAGCGCCAAGAATATCAAGGAAAAGCTCATCCGTTATCAAACGATGAATATTCAGAAAATCAACGGCGAATATAAATTTTACATTATCGAGAAAGTCGGCATCTATTATCCCGACGGCAGATCGACGGTTAACGAATACGAATGGATCTATACCGTTACGCAGCATCCCGTGACGAACGCCTTCAAGGTGTACAGCATCGAGCGGTGGAAATAA
- a CDS encoding GyrI-like domain-containing protein, with the protein MNNCSLITKPAMNMVGISYCGPYSTFPDEAIHLQSEFLARKHEIEGDVKTSVLYSPNFGNEVFATYWACFEVPHLEQVPAGMVQFSIPQRTYAMAVCTNERIGEGYEQLTAWMNEEKLNKRENAVSLEIFYIDEHLEAEQVELLIPIDEE; encoded by the coding sequence GTGAATAACTGTTCCTTGATTACCAAGCCGGCAATGAATATGGTTGGTATCAGCTATTGCGGTCCGTATTCTACGTTCCCGGATGAAGCCATTCATCTGCAGAGTGAGTTTCTCGCCAGAAAACATGAGATCGAAGGCGATGTCAAGACGTCGGTGCTGTACAGTCCTAATTTCGGCAACGAGGTATTCGCGACTTACTGGGCATGTTTCGAGGTCCCGCATTTGGAGCAAGTGCCCGCAGGCATGGTTCAGTTCAGTATTCCCCAGCGCACGTACGCCATGGCGGTGTGCACGAACGAGCGTATCGGCGAAGGCTATGAACAGCTGACGGCTTGGATGAACGAGGAGAAGCTGAACAAGCGAGAGAACGCCGTATCGTTGGAAATTTTCTATATCGACGAGCATCTGGAAGCCGAACAGGTCGAGCTGCTGATTCCGATCGATGAAGAATAA
- a CDS encoding phosphoribosyltransferase — protein sequence MSRNIYLDYNSLSLRLDALSVQIMEKDYDGLVILLRGGYFIGLHLAFLTGLPYYFVKYERSSSSIAWEGAIPSGTRLLLCEDFAGSGDTLTNTTAFIESFGKRVDTLVGCSDLHSSSVPTFACFHNSNADARFIFPWERHRMNKEGRQAATPDHGLDKTAWDLDGVFLEDVPSEVYRAGLDQALLIRDGYTKAHFAPTRYSSQDMIITGRPECDRERTLIWLNNSQIHLEATFRDDNIEKPTKEETAAWKGKRAIELGFNHFVESCPIQALHIANLYPEMRVIWWNSGEPLRIQATKHAESRLEEVNV from the coding sequence ATGAGCAGGAATATTTATTTGGATTACAATAGTCTCTCTTTGCGTCTCGATGCGCTGTCGGTTCAGATCATGGAGAAAGACTACGACGGCTTAGTCATTTTACTTCGCGGCGGGTACTTTATCGGGCTTCACTTGGCTTTCTTGACCGGTCTGCCCTATTACTTCGTGAAGTATGAGCGCAGCAGCTCAAGCATTGCTTGGGAAGGGGCCATTCCGAGCGGGACGCGGCTTCTGCTATGCGAGGATTTTGCCGGTTCGGGGGACACGCTAACGAATACGACGGCTTTTATTGAAAGCTTCGGCAAGAGAGTCGATACGCTGGTAGGATGCAGCGACCTGCATTCTTCTTCGGTTCCTACCTTTGCTTGTTTTCACAATTCGAATGCCGATGCCCGTTTTATTTTTCCTTGGGAGAGGCACCGAATGAATAAGGAAGGAAGGCAAGCAGCGACGCCCGATCATGGACTGGACAAGACGGCATGGGATCTGGACGGCGTATTCCTGGAGGATGTTCCGTCGGAGGTGTACCGGGCCGGATTGGATCAGGCGCTGCTTATCCGAGACGGATACACGAAGGCGCACTTCGCGCCAACGCGCTATTCGAGCCAAGACATGATCATTACGGGGAGACCGGAATGCGACCGGGAAAGGACATTGATCTGGCTGAATAATAGTCAGATCCATCTCGAAGCCACGTTCCGCGACGATAACATCGAGAAGCCCACCAAAGAGGAGACGGCCGCCTGGAAAGGCAAGCGGGCGATCGAATTAGGTTTCAATCATTTCGTGGAGAGCTGTCCGATCCAGGCGCTGCATATCGCCAATCTATATCCGGAAATGAGAGTCATTTGGTGGAACTCTGGCGAGCCGCTTCGCATTCAAGCAACGAAACACGCGGAATCGCGATTGGAAGAGGTCAATGTCTAG